In Gammaproteobacteria bacterium, one DNA window encodes the following:
- a CDS encoding peroxiredoxin: MEWFTIILSVFALGFMFWFFSTNKKPLEPGQLAPDFKLTDQHGNTHTLADFRGKWLALYFYPKDDTPGCTKQACAFRDGLRELADLGAEVVGVSVDDANSHAGFAKKFQLQFPLLADTTAETAARYHSLVNLGIIKFAKRNTFLIDPQGKIARMYLSASAARNSAEVIADLKHLQAA; the protein is encoded by the coding sequence ATGGAATGGTTCACTATCATCTTATCGGTATTCGCATTGGGATTCATGTTCTGGTTCTTTTCCACGAACAAGAAACCACTCGAACCGGGTCAGCTCGCACCCGATTTCAAATTGACCGATCAGCATGGCAACACGCACACCCTGGCCGATTTCCGCGGTAAATGGCTGGCGCTGTATTTTTACCCGAAAGACGATACGCCCGGCTGCACCAAGCAAGCCTGCGCATTTCGTGACGGCCTGCGGGAGTTGGCGGATTTAGGCGCCGAAGTGGTTGGCGTTAGTGTCGATGACGCCAACAGCCATGCCGGTTTCGCTAAAAAATTTCAGCTGCAATTTCCATTGCTGGCGGATACCACGGCGGAAACGGCGGCGCGTTATCATTCCCTGGTTAATCTCGGCATTATCAAGTTCGCCAAGCGCAATACCTTTCTGATCGATCCGCAGGGAAAAATTGCACGCATGTATTTGTCGGCCAGCGCGGCGCGCAACTCCGCTGAAGTGATCGCGGACTTAAAACATTTGCAAGCGGCGTAA